The following proteins come from a genomic window of Streptomyces sp. NBC_00539:
- the ald gene encoding alanine dehydrogenase, whose protein sequence is MKVGIPREVKNNEFRVAITPAGVHELVRNGHQVFIEQNAGVGSSITDAEYVAAGGEILGTADEVWQTADLLLKVKEPIAEEYHRLRKDQTLFTYLHLAASRECTDALLESGTTAIAYETVELAGRALPLLAPMSEVAGRLAPQVGAYHLMRSAGGRGVLPGGVPGTHAGECVVIGGGVSGWNAAQIAIGMGFHVTLLDKDINKLREADKVFGTKIKTIVSNAFELEKAVIEADLVIGAVLIPGAKAPKLVTNELVAKMKPGSVLVDIAIDQGGCFEDSRPTTHAEPTFQVHNSVFYCVANMPGAVPNTSTYALTNATLPYIVQLANLGWAEALRRDPALALGLNTHDGKVVYGPVAEAHGLEVLPLNTLLG, encoded by the coding sequence ATGAAGGTCGGCATCCCCCGCGAGGTCAAGAACAACGAGTTCCGGGTCGCCATCACGCCCGCCGGCGTGCATGAGCTGGTCCGTAACGGCCACCAGGTCTTCATCGAGCAGAACGCCGGTGTCGGCTCCTCGATCACGGACGCCGAGTACGTCGCCGCGGGCGGCGAGATCCTCGGTACGGCCGACGAGGTCTGGCAGACCGCCGACCTGCTGCTGAAGGTCAAGGAGCCGATCGCGGAGGAGTACCACCGTCTCCGCAAGGACCAGACCCTCTTCACCTACCTGCACCTGGCGGCCTCCCGCGAGTGCACGGACGCCCTGCTGGAGTCCGGCACCACCGCCATCGCGTACGAGACGGTCGAGCTCGCGGGCCGCGCGCTCCCGTTGCTCGCCCCGATGTCCGAGGTCGCGGGCCGTCTGGCCCCGCAGGTCGGCGCCTACCACCTGATGCGCTCGGCCGGCGGCCGCGGCGTGCTCCCCGGCGGCGTCCCCGGTACCCACGCCGGCGAGTGCGTGGTCATCGGCGGCGGCGTGTCCGGCTGGAACGCCGCGCAGATCGCCATCGGCATGGGCTTCCACGTGACCCTGCTCGACAAGGACATCAACAAGCTCCGCGAGGCCGACAAGGTCTTCGGCACGAAGATCAAGACGATCGTCTCCAACGCCTTCGAGCTGGAGAAGGCCGTCATCGAGGCCGACCTGGTCATCGGCGCGGTCCTCATCCCGGGTGCGAAGGCCCCCAAGCTGGTCACCAACGAGCTCGTCGCGAAGATGAAGCCCGGAAGTGTCCTTGTCGACATTGCGATCGACCAGGGCGGCTGCTTCGAGGACTCCCGTCCGACCACCCACGCCGAGCCGACCTTCCAGGTCCACAACTCGGTCTTCTACTGCGTCGCCAACATGCCGGGCGCCGTGCCGAACACCTCCACCTACGCCCTCACGAACGCGACCCTGCCGTACATCGTGCAGCTCGCGAACCTCGGCTGGGCCGAGGCGCTGCGCCGTGACCCGGCGCTCGCGCTGGGCCTCAACACCCATGACGGCAAGGTCGTTTACGGTCCGGTCGCCGAGGCCCACGGCCTCGAGGTCCTGCCGCTGAACACGCTGCTCGGCTGA
- a CDS encoding Rieske (2Fe-2S) protein yields the protein MSDPNPTARRTVLAAGAVALAGGALAACGSDDEPAKGTPSAPATDGAAAVTPSAPGGAKPLLKSSDVPVGGGKILKAEKLVVTQPTAGSFRCFSAVCTHQGCLVGTVANGTIDCPCHGSKFKVADGAVAHGPATRPLPEQQITVAPDGNISLA from the coding sequence ATGAGCGACCCCAATCCCACCGCCCGGCGCACCGTACTGGCGGCCGGGGCGGTGGCCCTGGCCGGCGGCGCGCTGGCCGCCTGCGGCAGCGACGACGAGCCCGCGAAGGGGACCCCCAGTGCCCCGGCCACGGACGGCGCCGCCGCCGTCACGCCCTCTGCCCCGGGCGGCGCCAAGCCACTGCTCAAGTCCTCGGACGTCCCCGTCGGCGGCGGGAAGATCCTCAAGGCCGAGAAGCTGGTGGTCACCCAGCCCACGGCGGGCTCCTTCCGCTGCTTCTCCGCGGTGTGCACGCACCAGGGCTGCCTGGTGGGGACCGTGGCGAACGGCACCATCGACTGCCCCTGCCACGGCAGCAAGTTCAAGGTCGCCGACGGGGCGGTGGCCCACGGCCCGGCGACCCGGCCGCTGCCGGAGCAGCAGATCACCGTCGCCCCGGACGGCAATATCTCGCTCGCGTGA
- a CDS encoding ParA family protein has protein sequence MNESTFAPGGGRAGTPERGRGPAGAEAVGSVAVRTFANHQHMTTPRKSMDGLDVNSRAGDPSGEQPVGFADYDQVPEGHFYDPDAEYEPDPEYAATLAPDAARQRRERIGPTGRPLPYFPIPGPLTDHGPATIIAMCNQKGGVGKTTSTINLGAALAEYGRRVLLVDFDPQGALSVGLGVNPMELDLTVYNLLMERGMSADEVLLKTAVPNMDLLPSNIDLSAAEVQLVSEVARESTLQRALKPLMQDYDYIVIDCQPSLGLLTVNALTAAHKVIVPLECEFFALRGVALLTETIEKVQERLNPELELDGILATMYDSRTVHSREVLARVVEAFDDHVYHTVIGRTVRFPETTVAGEPITTYASNSVGAAAYRQLAREVLARCPAE, from the coding sequence GTGAATGAGTCGACATTTGCTCCTGGGGGTGGTCGAGCAGGAACGCCAGAGCGGGGCCGAGGTCCCGCCGGGGCCGAGGCTGTCGGCTCCGTCGCAGTCCGCACCTTCGCAAACCACCAGCACATGACGACGCCCCGAAAGAGCATGGACGGCCTAGACGTGAACTCCAGGGCCGGCGACCCGAGCGGCGAACAGCCCGTGGGATTCGCCGACTACGACCAGGTGCCCGAAGGGCACTTCTACGACCCCGACGCGGAGTACGAGCCCGACCCCGAGTACGCGGCCACTCTCGCCCCCGACGCTGCCCGGCAGCGCCGCGAGCGGATCGGCCCGACCGGACGGCCGCTGCCGTACTTCCCGATCCCGGGCCCGCTGACCGACCACGGTCCCGCGACGATCATCGCGATGTGCAACCAGAAGGGCGGCGTCGGCAAGACCACGTCGACCATCAACCTGGGCGCCGCGCTCGCCGAGTACGGGCGGCGCGTGCTGCTCGTGGACTTCGACCCGCAGGGCGCGCTGTCCGTGGGCCTCGGCGTCAACCCGATGGAACTCGACCTGACGGTCTACAACCTGCTCATGGAGCGGGGCATGTCGGCCGACGAGGTGCTGCTCAAGACGGCCGTCCCCAACATGGACCTGCTGCCGAGCAACATCGACCTGTCCGCCGCCGAAGTGCAGTTGGTCAGCGAGGTCGCGCGCGAGTCCACGCTCCAGCGGGCGCTCAAGCCGCTGATGCAGGACTACGACTACATCGTGATCGACTGTCAGCCCTCGCTCGGCCTGCTGACGGTGAACGCCCTGACGGCGGCTCACAAGGTCATCGTCCCGCTGGAGTGCGAGTTCTTCGCGCTGCGCGGGGTGGCGCTGCTGACCGAGACGATCGAGAAGGTGCAGGAGCGGCTCAACCCGGAGCTGGAGCTCGACGGCATCCTCGCGACGATGTACGACTCCCGTACCGTGCACAGCCGTGAGGTGCTGGCGCGCGTCGTCGAGGCGTTCGACGACCACGTGTACCACACGGTCATCGGCCGTACGGTGCGCTTCCCGGAGACCACGGTCGCCGGTGAGCCGATCACCACGTACGCCTCCAACTCCGTCGGCGCCGCCGCCTACCGCCAGTTGGCCAGGGAGGTGCTCGCCCGGTGTCCCGCCGAGTGA
- the scpB gene encoding SMC-Scp complex subunit ScpB — translation MTEVAEVAEVADRPGTAGLALKGALEAVLMVVDEPATEEHLAKVLERSPREVADALRELADEYTVQRRGFELRPVAGGWRFYSRAEYAPAVEAFVLDGQQARLTQAALETLAIVAYRQPVSRSRVSAVRGVNCDGVMRTLLQRGLVAEAGTEPETGAILYRTTNYFLERMGLRGLDELPELAPFLPEADAIEAETQEGVPSFDPDAPDTDEDDKTTEL, via the coding sequence ATGACCGAGGTGGCCGAGGTGGCCGAGGTGGCCGACCGGCCCGGGACGGCCGGGCTCGCGCTCAAGGGCGCCCTGGAGGCCGTCCTGATGGTCGTGGACGAGCCCGCGACCGAGGAGCACCTCGCGAAGGTGCTGGAGCGCAGCCCGCGGGAGGTGGCGGACGCCCTGCGCGAGCTCGCCGACGAGTACACCGTCCAGCGGCGCGGGTTCGAGCTGCGACCCGTCGCCGGCGGCTGGCGGTTCTACAGCCGCGCCGAGTACGCCCCGGCGGTCGAGGCCTTCGTACTGGACGGCCAGCAGGCCCGTCTCACCCAGGCGGCCCTGGAGACGCTGGCGATCGTCGCGTACCGCCAGCCGGTGAGCCGGTCGAGGGTCTCGGCGGTCCGCGGAGTCAACTGCGACGGGGTCATGCGGACCCTCCTCCAGCGCGGTCTGGTGGCCGAGGCGGGCACGGAACCCGAAACAGGTGCGATCCTGTACAGGACGACGAACTACTTTCTGGAGCGGATGGGCCTGCGCGGCCTGGACGAGCTCCCGGAGCTCGCGCCCTTCCTCCCCGAGGCGGACGCGATCGAAGCCGAGACGCAAGAGGGTGTTCCGTCGTTCGATCCGGATGCACCGGATACCGATGAAGACGACAAGACGACGGAACTTTGA
- a CDS encoding ScpA family protein — MPSPAESGRPPRRHLGRGPGSAAPATPQAGSADAAEPVVGGPGSGAPQAGGPQGSGAGPWPGAPEAGGGASGAGSSGSQVPVVVSPGGSAVPAAPQAAGDPRGGQPGGGRFTLRLANFEGPFDLLLQLISRHRLDVTEVALSQVTDEFMTYIRAMGPDWDLDQTSEFLVVAATLLDLKAARLLPAAEVEDEADLALLEARDLLFARLLQYRAYKQVAALFQDWARDEGRRYPRTVGLEPHHAELLPEVVISIGAEGFARLAVQAMRPRAEPQVYVDHIHAPLVSVREQAGLLVALLKARGEATFQELTEDAPDTLTVVARFLALLELYREKAVALDQELALGALTVRWSGGDGDGMPTVTDEFDQIVEAKQ; from the coding sequence ATGCCCTCTCCCGCCGAATCCGGCCGCCCGCCCCGTCGCCACCTGGGACGCGGCCCGGGCTCCGCTGCCCCGGCGACGCCGCAGGCGGGTAGCGCAGACGCGGCTGAGCCGGTGGTGGGTGGTCCGGGTTCCGGGGCCCCGCAGGCGGGCGGTCCGCAGGGCTCGGGAGCGGGCCCGTGGCCTGGGGCGCCGGAGGCGGGGGGCGGGGCTTCGGGGGCGGGTTCCTCGGGCTCGCAGGTACCGGTGGTGGTTTCCCCGGGCGGCTCCGCTGTCCCGGCGGCCCCGCAGGCGGCCGGCGATCCTCGTGGCGGCCAGCCCGGCGGCGGCCGGTTCACCTTGAGGCTGGCGAACTTCGAGGGGCCCTTCGATCTGCTGCTCCAGCTGATCTCCCGGCACCGGCTGGACGTCACGGAGGTCGCCCTCTCCCAGGTGACCGACGAGTTCATGACGTACATCCGGGCCATGGGCCCCGACTGGGACCTCGACCAGACCAGCGAGTTCCTCGTCGTCGCCGCGACCCTCCTCGACCTCAAGGCCGCCCGCCTGCTCCCCGCCGCCGAGGTCGAGGACGAGGCGGACCTCGCCCTCCTCGAAGCCCGTGACCTGCTCTTCGCACGGCTGCTCCAGTACCGGGCGTACAAGCAGGTCGCCGCGCTCTTCCAGGACTGGGCCCGCGACGAGGGCCGGCGGTACCCCCGTACCGTGGGACTGGAGCCCCACCATGCCGAGCTGCTGCCCGAGGTCGTCATCAGCATCGGCGCCGAGGGGTTCGCCCGGCTCGCCGTGCAGGCCATGCGCCCCCGCGCCGAGCCGCAGGTGTACGTCGACCACATCCACGCCCCGCTCGTCAGCGTGCGCGAGCAGGCAGGGCTGCTGGTCGCCCTGCTCAAGGCCCGCGGCGAGGCGACCTTCCAGGAGCTCACCGAGGACGCCCCAGACACCCTCACCGTCGTCGCGCGCTTCCTGGCCCTCCTGGAGCTCTACCGGGAGAAGGCGGTGGCCCTCGACCAGGAGCTCGCCCTCGGGGCGCTCACGGTGCGCTGGAGCGGCGGGGACGGCGACGGCATGCCTACGGTGACCGACGAGTTCGACCAGATCGTGGAGGCGAAGCAATGA
- a CDS encoding NUDIX hydrolase — MNTAYDPRAFEPFAVTVDLAVFTVRGGALHVLLIRRGQEPYAGAWALPGGFILPRESAEAAARRELAEETGLAPGLVAALHLEQLRTYSEPDRDPRMRVVSVAFTALVPDMPEPAAEGGGDADRARWVPVDRAAGLAFDHAVILADARSRVGSKLEYTCLATAFCPPEFTLGELQAVYETVWDTALDRPNFRRKVLATPGFVEAVPGAARLTGGRGKPAALYRPGPATVLHPPLLRPTEGHPR; from the coding sequence GTGAACACGGCCTACGATCCCCGCGCCTTCGAGCCGTTCGCCGTGACCGTCGACCTCGCCGTGTTCACCGTACGGGGCGGCGCCCTGCACGTGCTGCTGATCCGGCGCGGCCAGGAACCGTACGCCGGTGCCTGGGCGCTCCCCGGCGGCTTCATACTGCCCCGGGAGTCGGCGGAGGCGGCCGCACGCCGGGAACTCGCCGAGGAGACGGGCCTGGCGCCCGGCCTGGTGGCGGCCCTGCACCTCGAACAGCTGCGCACCTACAGCGAACCCGACCGGGACCCCCGGATGCGGGTGGTGTCGGTGGCGTTCACCGCGCTGGTCCCCGACATGCCCGAGCCCGCGGCGGAAGGCGGCGGTGACGCGGACCGGGCCCGGTGGGTGCCCGTGGACCGGGCGGCCGGCCTGGCGTTCGACCACGCGGTGATCCTTGCGGACGCCCGCTCCCGGGTCGGCTCGAAGCTGGAGTACACCTGCCTGGCCACCGCGTTCTGCCCGCCCGAGTTCACCCTCGGCGAGCTCCAGGCCGTCTACGAGACCGTCTGGGACACCGCCCTGGACCGCCCCAACTTCCGCCGCAAGGTCCTCGCCACGCCGGGCTTCGTCGAGGCCGTTCCCGGAGCCGCCCGGCTGACCGGCGGCCGCGGCAAACCGGCCGCGCTCTACCGTCCCGGGCCGGCGACGGTCCTGCACCCGCCCTTGCTCCGCCCCACGGAAGGACACCCGCGATGA
- a CDS encoding AAA family ATPase, whose amino-acid sequence MSGPRGASGGKRYGHGLVLGKFYPPHAGHHHLVRTAQDQCERLTVLVCAASVESVPLADRVAWMREEHPGAHVVGAVDDIPVDLHDPAVWEAHMAIFRAAVPRRVDAVFTSEAYGGELARRFGAHEVLVDRERTLFPVSGTAVRADPAACWEFLGPGVRASLTRRVVVLGAESTGTTTLSRDLAAHYRRRGGVWSKTGWVAEYGRRYSEEKLAVARAADPDASWADVSFASREFPVIARRQDAEEERAARLGSPVLFCDTDSFATGIWHERYVGTRSAETEKVASLTRRDLYLLTDDADVPFEDDGLRDGEHLRPWMTGRFREELERTGRRFLVMRGDRGTRLAAAVTAVDELLQEGWYFADPLPENVRQPGTGDV is encoded by the coding sequence ATGAGCGGCCCGCGCGGTGCGAGCGGCGGGAAGCGGTACGGGCACGGGCTGGTGCTGGGGAAGTTCTACCCGCCGCACGCCGGCCACCACCACCTGGTGCGCACCGCCCAGGACCAGTGCGAGCGGCTGACCGTCCTGGTCTGCGCGGCTTCCGTCGAGTCGGTCCCGCTGGCGGACCGGGTCGCCTGGATGCGCGAGGAGCACCCCGGGGCACACGTGGTCGGCGCGGTGGACGACATCCCGGTGGACCTGCACGACCCGGCGGTCTGGGAGGCCCACATGGCGATCTTCCGGGCCGCGGTGCCCCGGCGCGTGGACGCCGTCTTCACCTCGGAGGCCTACGGGGGCGAACTCGCGCGGCGGTTCGGCGCGCACGAGGTCCTCGTGGACCGGGAGCGGACCCTGTTCCCGGTGTCGGGTACGGCGGTACGCGCCGACCCGGCCGCCTGCTGGGAGTTCCTCGGCCCGGGCGTACGGGCCTCCCTGACCCGGCGGGTCGTCGTCCTGGGCGCCGAGTCCACGGGCACGACGACCCTGTCCCGCGACCTCGCGGCCCACTACCGGCGGCGCGGCGGGGTCTGGTCGAAGACGGGCTGGGTCGCCGAGTACGGGCGCCGGTACAGCGAGGAGAAGCTCGCGGTGGCGCGGGCCGCCGACCCGGACGCCTCCTGGGCGGACGTGTCCTTCGCCTCCCGGGAGTTCCCGGTGATCGCCCGGCGTCAGGACGCGGAGGAGGAACGCGCCGCCCGGCTGGGCTCGCCGGTGCTGTTCTGCGACACCGACTCCTTCGCCACCGGGATCTGGCACGAGCGGTACGTGGGGACCCGCAGCGCGGAGACCGAGAAGGTCGCCTCCCTGACGCGGCGCGACCTCTACCTGCTGACGGACGACGCGGACGTGCCGTTCGAGGACGACGGCCTGCGCGACGGCGAGCACCTGCGGCCCTGGATGACCGGCCGGTTCCGGGAGGAACTGGAGCGGACCGGCAGGCGTTTCCTCGTCATGCGCGGCGACCGCGGGACACGCCTGGCGGCGGCCGTGACGGCGGTGGACGAACTGCTGCAAGAGGGCTGGTACTTCGCGGACCCGCTGCCCGAGAACGTCCGGCAGCCCGGCACGGGGGACGTGTGA
- a CDS encoding ADP-ribosylglycohydrolase family protein, producing the protein MTQTTTTTPAKAPATKRAATGAMIGLALGDALGFPTEFNDVPSILAKTGPWREMGLPSPALITDDTQMTLALARGIRTATDRGRIGPLRLTRPVREEFVDWYHSPENDRAPGNTCLRACRLLNEPQRDWRAASQTGSKGCGANMRVAPVGLVPGWTQEERAGAAQLQSALTHGHPTALAAGDLTAHAVHLLAQGTEPTGLVGLLRSYALDNRTRYHERWLGDLWMRTGEDATAQSFIARGWDECLEVLNRLAAALRDPSPETDPCLTTGDGWIAEEALATALQCFLLFPEAPLTALRRAACTRGDSDSIACLTGAFAGAHLGACAWPADWQERIEHRDELLEFGALWDA; encoded by the coding sequence ATGACGCAGACGACGACCACGACGCCGGCCAAGGCCCCCGCGACGAAGCGCGCCGCGACCGGCGCCATGATCGGCCTGGCCCTGGGCGACGCCCTGGGCTTCCCGACGGAGTTCAACGACGTGCCGTCGATCCTCGCGAAGACCGGACCCTGGCGGGAGATGGGGCTGCCCAGCCCGGCCCTCATCACGGACGACACCCAGATGACGCTGGCGCTGGCGCGCGGCATCCGGACGGCGACGGACCGCGGCCGGATCGGCCCGCTGCGGCTGACCCGTCCGGTCCGGGAGGAGTTCGTGGACTGGTACCACTCCCCGGAGAACGACCGGGCCCCCGGCAACACCTGTCTGCGCGCCTGCCGGCTGCTGAACGAGCCGCAGCGGGACTGGCGCGCGGCCAGCCAGACGGGCTCGAAGGGCTGCGGGGCGAACATGCGGGTGGCCCCGGTGGGCCTGGTCCCCGGCTGGACGCAGGAGGAGCGGGCGGGTGCGGCCCAGCTCCAGTCGGCCCTCACGCACGGCCACCCGACGGCGCTCGCCGCCGGCGACCTCACGGCGCACGCCGTCCACCTGCTGGCGCAGGGCACCGAGCCCACGGGACTGGTCGGCCTGCTCCGCTCCTACGCCCTGGACAACCGCACCCGCTACCACGAGCGCTGGCTCGGCGACCTGTGGATGCGCACGGGGGAGGACGCCACCGCGCAGTCCTTCATCGCGCGGGGCTGGGACGAATGCCTCGAGGTCCTGAACCGCCTCGCCGCCGCCCTGCGCGACCCGTCCCCGGAGACGGACCCCTGCCTCACCACGGGCGACGGCTGGATCGCGGAGGAGGCCCTCGCCACCGCCCTCCAGTGCTTCCTCCTCTTCCCCGAGGCCCCCCTGACGGCCCTGCGCCGCGCGGCCTGCACCCGGGGCGACTCCGACTCGATCGCCTGCCTCACCGGAGCCTTCGCCGGCGCCCACCTCGGCGCCTGCGCCTGGCCCGCCGACTGGCAGGAGCGGATCGAACACCGGGACGAGCTGCTGGAGTTCGGCGCGCTCTGGGACGCCTGA
- a CDS encoding pseudouridine synthase: protein MRSSGNGNGGGNRNSGGGGGGRGNSRGGSSGGSGGYRGGGSGSGGGGFRDRDRDRDQAPQRPRNPRPEERRYDVGPEGERSGRSGPKAGGGGARGASDAGRGGAGGARGAAARGGAKGGPKTSKTPGIGGAGGPRRGPGSRSGQSRPRELDARIEERVRDRYADKPVIKTPKTFPGAEEEGERLQKVLARAGMGSRRACEELIEQARVEVNGEIVLEQGKRVQPKDEIKVDGLTVATQSYLFFALNKPAGVVSTMEDPDGRQCLGDYVTNRETRLFHVGRLDTETEGIILLTNHGELAHRLTHPKYGVQKTYVASITGSLPRDIGKRLKDGIELEDGYARADNFRVLDQVGKNYLVEVTLHEGRKHIVRRMLAEAGFPVDKLVRTSFGPIELGDQKSGWLRRLTNTEVGMLMREVGL, encoded by the coding sequence ATGCGAAGCAGCGGTAACGGCAACGGCGGCGGCAACAGGAACAGCGGCGGCGGTGGTGGCGGGCGCGGGAACTCCCGCGGCGGCAGCTCCGGCGGCAGCGGTGGCTACCGCGGCGGCGGCTCGGGATCGGGCGGGGGCGGCTTCCGTGACCGGGACCGCGACCGCGACCAGGCGCCCCAGCGTCCGCGCAACCCCCGCCCCGAGGAGCGGCGCTACGACGTCGGCCCCGAGGGCGAGCGGTCGGGCCGCAGCGGCCCCAAGGCGGGCGGCGGCGGTGCCCGTGGTGCCTCCGACGCCGGCCGGGGCGGTGCGGGCGGTGCGCGTGGCGCGGCCGCGCGCGGTGGCGCCAAGGGCGGACCGAAGACCTCCAAGACGCCCGGCATCGGCGGGGCCGGCGGCCCGCGCCGCGGTCCCGGCAGCCGCAGCGGCCAGTCGCGCCCCCGCGAGCTGGACGCGCGGATCGAGGAGCGCGTGCGCGACCGGTACGCCGACAAGCCCGTGATCAAGACCCCGAAGACCTTCCCGGGTGCCGAGGAGGAGGGGGAGCGCTTGCAGAAGGTGCTCGCCCGCGCCGGCATGGGCTCGCGCCGCGCCTGCGAGGAGCTGATCGAGCAGGCCCGCGTCGAGGTCAACGGCGAGATCGTGCTGGAGCAGGGCAAGCGCGTCCAGCCGAAGGACGAGATCAAGGTGGACGGCCTGACCGTCGCCACCCAGTCGTACCTGTTCTTCGCGCTGAACAAGCCCGCCGGTGTCGTCTCCACCATGGAGGACCCGGACGGCCGCCAGTGCCTCGGTGACTACGTCACCAACCGCGAGACGCGGCTGTTCCACGTCGGCCGGCTCGACACCGAGACCGAGGGCATCATCCTGCTCACCAACCACGGTGAGCTGGCCCACCGCCTCACGCACCCCAAGTACGGCGTGCAGAAGACGTACGTCGCGTCCATCACGGGCTCGCTGCCCCGGGACATCGGCAAGCGCCTCAAGGACGGCATCGAGCTGGAGGACGGCTACGCCCGCGCCGACAACTTCCGCGTGCTGGACCAGGTCGGCAAGAACTACCTCGTCGAGGTGACCCTGCACGAGGGCCGCAAGCACATCGTCCGCCGCATGCTGGCGGAGGCCGGGTTCCCGGTCGACAAGCTCGTGCGCACGTCCTTCGGGCCGATCGAGCTGGGCGACCAGAAGTCGGGCTGGCTGCGCCGCCTGACCAACACCGAGGTCGGCATGCTGATGCGCGAGGTCGGTCTGTAG
- a CDS encoding DUF952 domain-containing protein, producing MIFHIVPLADWTADPDLPYAPPSLASEGFVHCSADRETALAIVESHYREAPGTLLAVELDEGALLPEVRRAGESGGRYPHVHGPLNRDAVSHVWEVVRTPGRPASLAPWRPGT from the coding sequence ATGATCTTCCACATCGTCCCGCTCGCCGACTGGACCGCCGACCCCGATCTGCCGTACGCGCCTCCCTCGCTCGCGTCGGAGGGCTTCGTGCACTGCTCCGCCGACCGTGAGACCGCGCTGGCGATCGTCGAGTCCCACTACCGGGAGGCTCCCGGCACCCTGCTGGCGGTGGAACTCGACGAGGGCGCGCTGCTCCCGGAGGTCCGCCGTGCGGGTGAATCCGGCGGCCGGTACCCGCACGTCCACGGCCCGCTGAACCGGGACGCCGTGAGCCACGTGTGGGAGGTCGTACGCACACCAGGCCGTCCCGCCTCACTGGCCCCATGGCGGCCGGGAACCTGA
- the pnuC gene encoding nicotinamide riboside transporter PnuC, which translates to MGWNTSWTEVLGSATGAWCVWLVARQHIANWPIGIANNIFFIVLFAQSGLYADAGLQIVFIALAAYGWWSWTHGGGPGTATALPVRRTTRAEWAALAAAGAVGVLGLTLLLGRVTDSTVPFWDALTTALSLTATYGQCRKLLESWWLWIAADLVYIPLYVYKGLYLTSVLYGGFLLLCVAGLAGWRRELPGRGARTAVEATA; encoded by the coding sequence ATGGGCTGGAACACGAGCTGGACCGAGGTCCTCGGATCCGCCACGGGCGCCTGGTGCGTGTGGCTGGTGGCCCGGCAGCACATCGCCAACTGGCCGATCGGCATCGCCAACAACATCTTCTTCATCGTGCTGTTCGCGCAGTCCGGCCTCTACGCGGACGCCGGACTGCAGATCGTCTTCATCGCCCTCGCCGCGTACGGCTGGTGGTCCTGGACCCACGGGGGTGGACCAGGAACCGCCACGGCCCTGCCGGTGCGCCGCACCACGCGCGCCGAATGGGCCGCGCTCGCCGCGGCGGGGGCGGTGGGGGTGCTCGGACTGACGCTGCTGCTCGGCAGGGTCACCGACTCCACCGTCCCGTTCTGGGACGCGCTGACCACCGCGCTGTCCCTCACGGCCACGTACGGGCAGTGCCGCAAGCTCCTGGAGTCCTGGTGGCTGTGGATCGCCGCCGACCTCGTCTACATCCCGCTGTACGTCTACAAGGGGCTGTACCTGACCTCGGTCCTCTACGGCGGCTTCCTCCTGCTGTGCGTGGCCGGGCTCGCGGGCTGGCGCCGGGAGCTGCCGGGCAGGGGCGCCCGTACGGCCGTGGAGGCGACGGCATGA
- a CDS encoding nucleotidyltransferase domain-containing protein, whose product MNERTTPEETPLALVRDHTVYACVMGSRAFGLATEASDTDRRGVYLAPTPLFWRFEKPPTHVEGPREEEFSWELERFCELALRANPNVLECLHSPLVERLTPVGEELLSLRPAFLSRQAHTSFTRYAVSQHRKLLADVRIHGAPRWKHAMHLLRLLLSCRDLLRTGRLTIDVTPHRDRLLAVKRGELTWAETDTWMSRLTRDCDSALAASPLPAAPDTARVADFLHRARRASAG is encoded by the coding sequence ATGAACGAGCGGACCACACCCGAGGAGACCCCTCTCGCCCTCGTACGCGACCACACCGTCTACGCGTGCGTGATGGGCTCCCGGGCGTTCGGCCTGGCGACGGAGGCGAGCGACACCGACCGGCGCGGTGTCTACCTCGCCCCGACGCCGCTGTTCTGGCGCTTCGAGAAGCCGCCCACCCATGTGGAGGGGCCCCGGGAGGAGGAGTTCTCCTGGGAGCTGGAACGTTTCTGCGAACTCGCCCTGCGCGCCAATCCGAACGTCCTGGAGTGCCTGCACTCCCCGCTGGTGGAGCGGCTCACCCCGGTGGGCGAGGAACTCCTCTCCCTGCGCCCGGCCTTCCTCTCCCGCCAGGCCCACACCAGCTTCACCCGCTACGCCGTCAGCCAGCACCGCAAACTCCTCGCGGACGTCCGCATCCACGGCGCCCCGCGCTGGAAGCACGCCATGCACCTGCTGCGCCTGCTCCTGTCCTGCCGCGACCTGCTGCGCACGGGCCGCCTGACGATCGACGTGACCCCGCACCGCGACCGCCTCCTCGCGGTCAAGCGCGGCGAACTGACCTGGGCCGAAACGGACACCTGGATGTCCCGCCTCACCCGGGACTGCGACTCCGCCCTCGCCGCCAGCCCGCTTCCGGCCGCTCCGGACACCGCCCGCGTGGCGGACTTCCTGCACCGCGCCCGCCGCGCGTCGGCCGGATAG